The following are encoded together in the Deinococcus soli (ex Cha et al. 2016) genome:
- a CDS encoding Bax inhibitor-1/YccA family protein encodes MQTYPTTARSTDIVRTFMARTYSWMAAGLALTAGIAWLTASNEALALQVLNLRLPLIIAQLALVFVLSLGAQRLPSALAGVLFIVYAALTGLTFSSILLAYDLSAVTAAFATTAGTFGLMSVAGFVIKKDLSAMGRFFMFAVIGLFVAMIVNLFVASSALTLGISIVGVLLFAGLTAYDTQMLRNLALSGVQGEQAERAAINGALALYLDFINMFLFILRLFGIGGSRD; translated from the coding sequence ATGCAGACCTATCCCACCACTGCCCGTTCGACCGACATCGTGCGGACGTTCATGGCCCGCACCTATTCCTGGATGGCGGCCGGTCTGGCCCTGACCGCCGGCATCGCGTGGCTGACCGCCAGCAACGAGGCCCTGGCCCTGCAGGTGCTGAATCTGCGCCTGCCGCTGATCATCGCGCAGCTGGCGCTGGTGTTCGTGCTGAGCCTCGGCGCGCAGCGTCTGCCCAGCGCGCTGGCCGGCGTGCTGTTCATCGTGTACGCCGCCCTGACCGGCCTGACGTTCTCTTCGATCCTGCTCGCCTACGACCTGAGCGCCGTGACGGCCGCGTTCGCCACGACCGCCGGGACCTTCGGCCTGATGAGCGTGGCGGGCTTCGTGATCAAGAAGGACCTGAGCGCCATGGGCCGCTTCTTCATGTTTGCGGTGATCGGCCTGTTCGTCGCCATGATCGTGAACCTGTTCGTGGCCAGCAGCGCCCTGACGCTGGGCATCAGCATCGTGGGCGTGCTGCTGTTCGCGGGCCTCACCGCCTACGACACTCAGATGCTGCGGAACCTCGCCCTGAGTGGCGTGCAGGGCGAGCAGGCCGAGCGGGCCGCGATCAACGGGGCGCTGGCGCTGTACCTGGACTTCATCAACATGTTCCTGTTCATCCTGCGTCTGTTCGGTATCGGCGGCAGCCGCGACTGA
- a CDS encoding metallophosphoesterase family protein has translation MRVAVISDVHGNAFALDAVLREVRAASPDLIVNLGDQAEGSADPARALAAQAELAAAGALEVRGNNEEKLWPGGRRSALSRRYGAWLAEHTDPALLARVAALPLTTRALNGALLACHGTLDSAWHSLLWVWDHGGFYRARDPRELRAALDPLGAEVVLCGHTHRAGMTRVGDTLLVNAGSVSDQVDGDPRARWTLLTRAGRDWDVRFRATLYDIEAAVTWACTHTPFGDGEAQLLRTGTMDARGDGVWEGPQP, from the coding sequence ATGAGGGTCGCGGTGATCAGTGACGTGCACGGGAACGCCTTCGCGCTGGACGCAGTGCTGCGCGAGGTGCGCGCCGCCAGCCCGGACCTGATCGTGAACCTGGGCGATCAGGCCGAGGGGAGTGCCGACCCCGCCCGCGCGCTGGCTGCGCAGGCGGAACTGGCCGCCGCGGGCGCGCTGGAGGTGCGCGGCAACAACGAGGAGAAACTCTGGCCCGGCGGGCGCCGCTCGGCCCTGTCGCGGCGCTACGGCGCGTGGCTGGCCGAGCACACCGATCCGGCCCTGCTGGCGCGGGTGGCGGCCCTGCCGCTGACGACCCGCGCGCTGAACGGGGCGCTGCTGGCCTGCCACGGCACGCTGGACAGCGCGTGGCACAGCCTGCTGTGGGTATGGGATCACGGTGGGTTCTACCGGGCCCGCGACCCGCGTGAGCTGCGCGCGGCGCTGGACCCGCTGGGCGCGGAGGTCGTGCTGTGCGGGCACACCCACCGGGCCGGGATGACCCGCGTGGGGGACACGCTGCTCGTGAACGCCGGGTCGGTGAGTGATCAGGTAGACGGTGATCCGCGTGCCCGCTGGACGCTGCTGACCCGCGCGGGGCGCGACTGGGACGTCCGTTTCCGGGCCACCCTGTACGACATCGAGGCCGCCGTGACCTGGGCCTGCACCCACACGCCCTTCGGGGACGGCGAGGCGCAGCTGCTGCGCACCGGCACCATGGACGCCCGCGGGGACGGCGTGTGGGAGGGCCCGCAACCCTGA
- a CDS encoding GNAT family N-acetyltransferase, giving the protein MTIRPRRADDLPALVAALRAVHETMGYPSVWPDDPAAFVLGRGEAWVAQHAGRAAGQVMLAPLPEPRPGWATQIAQPSGAVWHGGILEVKRLFVSPHAQGLGLARALLAHARREASERRAFSVLQVNETSGPALGLYEREGWRFLTRAQAAWTDPDGSHPWVRVYVQPGP; this is encoded by the coding sequence ATGACCATCCGTCCACGCCGGGCGGATGACCTGCCCGCACTGGTCGCCGCTCTGCGCGCCGTGCACGAGACGATGGGTTACCCCTCGGTGTGGCCGGATGATCCGGCGGCGTTCGTCCTGGGCCGCGGCGAGGCCTGGGTCGCCCAGCACGCGGGCCGCGCGGCGGGGCAGGTCATGCTGGCCCCCCTGCCCGAGCCGCGCCCGGGCTGGGCGACGCAGATCGCCCAGCCCAGCGGAGCCGTCTGGCACGGCGGGATCCTGGAGGTCAAGCGGCTGTTCGTCAGTCCGCACGCGCAGGGGCTGGGGCTCGCGCGGGCACTGCTGGCCCACGCGCGGCGCGAGGCCAGCGAGCGCAGAGCGTTCAGCGTCCTGCAGGTCAATGAGACCAGCGGGCCAGCCCTGGGCCTGTACGAGCGCGAGGGCTGGCGGTTCCTGACCCGCGCGCAGGCCGCGTGGACGGACCCGGACGGCTCGCACCCGTGGGTACGGGTGTACGTGCAGCCCGGTCCTTGA
- a CDS encoding membrane protein, whose protein sequence is MTVSPVPPRPSVGTLLLSALFVTAGTLHFVTPGFFDRIVPPWVPLTARQATLISGAAELLGGLGLLHPHTRLAARWGLLALLVAVFPANVWMAQDPGRFRVSSWVAWGRLPLQPLLMWAVWRAGRPRGHGPR, encoded by the coding sequence GTGACTGTCTCTCCTGTGCCTCCCCGCCCGAGCGTGGGGACGCTGCTGCTCTCGGCGCTGTTCGTCACGGCGGGCACGCTGCACTTCGTGACACCCGGCTTCTTCGACCGGATCGTGCCCCCCTGGGTGCCCCTGACGGCGCGCCAGGCGACCCTGATCAGCGGCGCGGCGGAACTCCTGGGTGGGCTGGGCCTGCTGCACCCGCACACCCGCCTCGCCGCCCGCTGGGGCCTGCTGGCGCTGCTGGTCGCGGTCTTCCCCGCGAACGTCTGGATGGCGCAGGACCCCGGGCGGTTCCGGGTCAGTTCGTGGGTGGCGTGGGGGCGCCTGCCGCTGCAACCGCTGCTGATGTGGGCGGTCTGGCGCGCGGGCCGCCCCAGGGGGCACGGACCTCGCTGA
- a CDS encoding DoxX family protein, translating to MSTALRTPAHAPRTPVIVPETRWSHLLFADTRLAPVWALLRIYVGWQWLTAGWHKATGGGWIGAEAGGAVSGFLKGALAKTTGDHPDVTGGYAWFIEHVALPNAALFSHLVTFGELTVGVALILGLFTGAAAFLGGFLNANFLLAGTVSSNPVLFILATWLVLGWRVAGWLGLDRWVLPRLGVRREQTS from the coding sequence ATGAGCACTGCACTGAGAACCCCCGCCCACGCGCCCCGCACGCCCGTCATCGTGCCGGAAACCCGCTGGTCGCATCTGCTGTTCGCCGATACGCGCCTCGCGCCCGTGTGGGCGCTGCTGCGGATCTACGTGGGCTGGCAGTGGCTGACGGCCGGCTGGCACAAGGCCACCGGCGGAGGCTGGATCGGCGCGGAGGCAGGCGGGGCGGTCAGCGGCTTCCTGAAGGGCGCGCTCGCCAAGACCACCGGGGACCATCCGGACGTCACGGGAGGCTACGCGTGGTTCATCGAGCACGTGGCGCTGCCCAACGCGGCGCTGTTCTCGCACCTCGTGACGTTCGGGGAACTCACGGTCGGCGTTGCGCTGATCCTGGGCCTGTTCACGGGGGCTGCCGCGTTCCTCGGCGGGTTTCTGAACGCTAACTTCCTGCTGGCGGGCACGGTCAGCAGCAACCCCGTCCTGTTCATCCTGGCGACGTGGCTGGTGCTGGGCTGGCGGGTCGCGGGTTGGCTGGGCCTGGACCGCTGGGTGCTGCCCCGGCTGGGTGTCAGGCGCGAGCAGACGTCGTAG
- a CDS encoding CAP domain-containing protein codes for MPAARLCLTLLSLLTLGQTARAQGSELFRVGYSASADHLAPLTVTLRVTHPAGHTVTWAYGDGATGSGAQVTHTYYRPGTYQIQVSLLNAQGRVVGRTEIPMQVRGSGAERAELTVLHAADGTVRLSGLGSVLYRPEPVRVLLNGREVSGAGRLGGGANTATAQATTSAGQTVQRTLTLTGAALTTSLPFDSEVLRLTNQARAQGWNCDTKRPGGPARPPLKGDATLDVAAQAQSAGMALYGYFDHASALDGSTPMRRVQAAGMNPTSVAENIAAGQQTPQEVVDAWLRSPGHCRNIMGDFTLVGLSYVQRPGTKFTRYWTQVFARP; via the coding sequence GTGCCTGCCGCGCGACTCTGCCTGACCCTTCTTTCACTGCTGACACTGGGCCAGACCGCCCGCGCCCAGGGGAGCGAACTGTTCCGTGTGGGCTACAGCGCCAGCGCGGACCACCTCGCGCCGCTGACCGTCACGCTGCGGGTCACGCACCCGGCCGGGCACACGGTCACCTGGGCGTATGGGGACGGCGCCACCGGCAGCGGCGCCCAGGTGACGCACACGTACTACCGGCCCGGCACGTACCAGATTCAGGTGTCGCTGCTGAATGCGCAGGGCCGCGTCGTGGGGCGCACCGAAATCCCCATGCAGGTGCGCGGCAGCGGCGCCGAGCGCGCCGAGCTGACCGTCCTGCACGCCGCCGACGGCACCGTGCGCCTGAGTGGCCTGGGCAGCGTCCTGTACCGACCAGAACCCGTCCGGGTGCTGCTGAACGGCCGCGAGGTCAGCGGCGCGGGGCGCCTGGGCGGCGGCGCGAACACGGCCACCGCGCAGGCCACGACCAGCGCCGGGCAGACCGTGCAGCGCACCCTGACCCTCACCGGCGCGGCCCTGACCACCAGCCTGCCCTTCGACAGCGAGGTCCTGCGCCTCACCAACCAGGCCCGCGCGCAGGGTTGGAACTGCGACACCAAGCGGCCCGGCGGGCCCGCCCGCCCCCCCCTGAAGGGCGACGCGACCCTCGACGTGGCCGCGCAGGCACAGTCGGCAGGCATGGCGCTGTACGGGTACTTCGACCACGCCAGTGCGCTCGACGGCAGCACCCCCATGCGGCGCGTGCAGGCGGCCGGGATGAACCCCACCAGCGTCGCGGAGAACATCGCCGCCGGGCAGCAGACGCCGCAGGAGGTCGTGGACGCGTGGCTGCGCAGCCCCGGCCACTGCCGCAACATCATGGGGGACTTCACGCTGGTCGGCCTGAGCTACGTGCAGCGCCCCGGCACGAAATTCACCCGCTACTGGACGCAGGTGTTCGCGCGGCCCTGA
- a CDS encoding sensor histidine kinase: protein MTARPAHPRRELLRELLLALLPLLATVTLLGLITQPAYIALTNGGKGLSPYAYQGLVQDLLQYRVATLDPQVTPEERTERYQQALSSASNRKQYAYLNDLEASDEFRLSAVQHGLEQRTPQGLQRAINEAVALNNLVRDYSADQGAAYERAFVELRRALIGSAIFSGLLSLVLILRALLLWRADQVRAQRREDRQREALRLASHEMRRPLQALLLAADALRSARDEGMQQRLLTQIEDSAAQLASRADLTRLNDLYLDVTLRVQPTDLGELVRRFSSSRVHVTAPSPLVWPVDANRVRQMLENLVENAVKYTQGTVEVTLDAPGGAPRVQVRDHGPGISDELRGRVFLPYERGPQSLGPGSGLGLPLVRRYAHAHGGDVMLNHAPGGGLLITLTFGQAVTQVAAPVPVRKLTPG from the coding sequence ATGACCGCCCGGCCCGCCCACCCCCGGCGTGAACTGCTGCGTGAACTGCTGCTGGCGCTGCTGCCCCTGCTGGCCACCGTCACCCTGCTCGGCCTGATCACCCAGCCCGCGTACATCGCCCTGACGAATGGCGGCAAGGGACTCAGCCCCTACGCGTACCAGGGACTGGTGCAGGACCTCCTGCAGTACCGCGTGGCCACCCTGGACCCGCAGGTCACCCCGGAAGAACGCACCGAGCGGTACCAGCAGGCCCTGAGCAGCGCCAGCAACCGGAAGCAGTACGCGTACCTGAACGACCTCGAAGCCAGTGACGAGTTCCGCCTGAGCGCCGTGCAGCACGGCCTGGAGCAGCGCACCCCCCAGGGATTGCAGCGCGCGATCAACGAGGCCGTGGCCCTGAACAACCTCGTGCGGGACTACAGCGCTGATCAGGGCGCCGCCTACGAGCGGGCGTTCGTCGAACTGCGCCGCGCCCTGATCGGCAGCGCGATCTTCTCGGGGCTGCTGAGTCTGGTGCTGATCCTGCGCGCCCTGCTGCTGTGGCGCGCCGACCAGGTGCGGGCGCAGCGGCGTGAGGACCGTCAGCGTGAGGCGCTGCGGCTGGCCAGTCACGAGATGCGCCGTCCCCTGCAGGCGCTGTTGCTGGCCGCCGACGCGCTGCGGTCCGCGCGGGACGAGGGCATGCAGCAGCGTCTGCTGACGCAGATCGAGGACAGCGCCGCGCAGCTGGCCAGTCGCGCGGACCTGACCCGCCTGAACGACCTGTACCTGGACGTGACGCTGCGTGTGCAGCCCACTGACCTGGGCGAACTCGTGCGTCGCTTCTCGTCCAGCCGGGTACACGTGACGGCGCCCTCGCCGCTGGTGTGGCCGGTGGATGCCAACCGCGTGCGGCAGATGCTGGAGAACCTCGTGGAGAACGCCGTGAAATACACGCAGGGCACCGTGGAGGTCACGCTGGACGCTCCGGGTGGCGCGCCGCGTGTGCAGGTGCGGGATCACGGTCCTGGCATCAGCGACGAGCTGCGCGGCCGGGTGTTCCTGCCGTACGAGCGCGGCCCGCAGAGCCTCGGGCCGGGCAGTGGCCTGGGGTTGCCGCTCGTGCGCCGCTACGCGCACGCGCACGGCGGGGACGTGATGCTGAACCATGCGCCGGGCGGGGGTCTGCTGATCACCCTGACGTTCGGGCAGGCGGTCACGCAGGTCGCGGCGCCCGTCCCTGTGCGGAAGCTGACGCCCGGCTGA
- a CDS encoding molybdopterin-dependent oxidoreductase: protein MTLPHLARLALSALLLHSAAAQTWGAPASWKPFTYARAAQPTPVRKPGERVMLQLDGTSGTLKLTLRQLQAMPAVRYATLHRQLKQTFTYQGVTLRDLAARGGFAGKDLRVYASNGYFTTIRASDYMNEPIMLAYSADGQAITTLQKGPLTVVLPAQPARLHTTEYGAAWVWYVERIAPLT, encoded by the coding sequence GTGACCCTGCCCCACCTCGCCCGACTGGCCCTGAGTGCGCTGCTGCTGCACTCTGCGGCGGCACAGACCTGGGGCGCTCCCGCCAGCTGGAAGCCGTTCACGTACGCCCGCGCCGCTCAGCCCACCCCGGTCCGCAAACCCGGCGAGCGGGTCATGCTGCAACTCGATGGAACGTCCGGCACCCTGAAGCTCACGCTGCGGCAGTTACAGGCCATGCCCGCCGTGCGCTACGCGACCCTGCACCGCCAGCTGAAACAGACCTTCACGTACCAGGGGGTCACGCTGCGTGACCTTGCCGCGCGCGGCGGCTTCGCCGGGAAGGACCTGCGGGTGTACGCCAGCAACGGGTACTTCACGACCATCCGCGCCAGCGACTACATGAACGAACCGATCATGCTCGCCTACAGCGCCGACGGGCAGGCCATCACGACCCTGCAGAAGGGCCCGCTGACCGTCGTGCTGCCCGCCCAGCCTGCGCGGCTGCACACCACCGAGTACGGCGCGGCCTGGGTGTGGTACGTCGAGCGCATCGCCCCGCTGACATGA
- a CDS encoding DUF4384 domain-containing protein: protein MNAKLSLTLLSAALGLGAPALAAPTLSAQSIIVNPVQTDLNVKVWTDRDSSGAGTPAYRPGEKIRLFTSVNQDAYVYLFNVDPQGQVDLILPNRFQGGANFLKANTVKAFPSAGDPFTFDIAAPYGVNKVLALASRTPLKLDQIATFKSQSSFASVTVTGQQGLAQALSIVVTPVPQTSWVTDTAFYSVASPAAAVPLRTAPAPAPVATQPAPRTAQALSVTVQPKAPAGPWGSAREWSTVVDNQADLRALHDRYAAFLRAEGYTLTELKSKPSEVKSEYRRANGGKAELTVKRKGNRVEVKVERR from the coding sequence ATGAACGCGAAACTCTCCCTGACTCTGCTGAGTGCCGCGCTGGGCCTGGGTGCGCCCGCGCTGGCCGCCCCGACCCTGAGTGCCCAGAGCATCATCGTGAACCCGGTGCAGACCGACCTGAACGTGAAGGTCTGGACGGACCGCGACAGCAGCGGTGCGGGCACACCTGCGTACCGCCCCGGCGAGAAGATCCGGCTGTTCACCAGCGTGAATCAGGACGCGTACGTGTACCTGTTCAACGTGGACCCGCAGGGGCAGGTGGACCTGATCCTCCCCAACCGTTTCCAGGGGGGCGCGAACTTCCTGAAGGCGAACACCGTCAAGGCCTTTCCCAGCGCGGGTGATCCGTTCACGTTCGACATTGCCGCCCCGTACGGCGTGAACAAGGTGCTGGCCCTGGCGAGCCGCACGCCGCTGAAGCTGGATCAGATCGCGACGTTCAAGTCGCAGAGCAGCTTCGCGTCGGTGACCGTGACCGGGCAGCAGGGCCTGGCGCAGGCCCTGAGCATCGTGGTGACGCCCGTGCCGCAGACGAGCTGGGTGACGGACACGGCCTTCTACTCGGTCGCGTCTCCGGCAGCGGCGGTCCCGCTGCGCACGGCGCCCGCCCCCGCTCCCGTGGCGACCCAGCCCGCCCCGCGTACCGCGCAGGCGCTGTCCGTGACGGTGCAGCCCAAGGCCCCCGCGGGCCCATGGGGGTCGGCGCGCGAGTGGAGCACGGTCGTGGACAATCAGGCGGACCTGCGCGCCCTGCACGACCGCTACGCGGCGTTCCTGCGCGCCGAGGGCTACACGCTGACGGAACTGAAGAGCAAGCCCAGTGAGGTCAAAAGCGAGTACCGCCGCGCGAACGGCGGGAAGGCTGAACTGACCGTGAAGCGCAAGGGCAACCGCGTTGAGGTGAAGGTCGAGCGCCGCTGA